ATATAGACAAGTGTGGTCTTGTTTTGAAGATGTTGTCATAAGAAAGAAATTGTGCAATTCAAATTTAATTTCGATGCTCAGTTCAATAGGTATAGCTTTTAGGTATAGCTTTTATTAGTTTCGAATTTGCATGCACGTGGGTGACGTCAGCATCATTGTCTTCATTGCATGTATGCATACTCTCTCCTGTTTAGAAGGCAATGGCTATGAATACTATATTATTGGGCTGGCGGTCCATCTAAATCCCGCTTTATTAATCTTTTTAGATGATGGTCGGTGGAACTATGGTCTTAGGTGACATATAGCCTCCCCCCTCCCCCCAAAGCCTAATTCAGTATGGGTCCGACCAATCTGCATAGTAGTTAATTACTGGGGTGGCCTGCTCAACCTATTTGAGGCCAGGTATAAGAGTGTCTATAGTTCAAGCTTGTGTTTTCAAAGCATAGCCCGACTCGCACACTCTCTGTAGCTAAGGAGCCGAGACGATAAGATGGACAGCCACTGCTCGCTCCGACATGGAAGCCAGTGGATAAGGTTGCCGGGAGATGGGTGGATGTAGGAGAGGTCGTCGGATCGGTGTTGTTTAGGGGGTGGCGTCATGGTCCATGGGTCTGCGCGTGTGGGTGTGGCTATTGCGAGGAGGCGCTTGCGGGTACGATCACTGGAGCAGAAGATGATGAGGTGGCAGAGATTCGTTATCCTAGCGATTTTTAAATTTGTCTTCTTTAACATCGTGTAATTACATATCCTGTAGTTAATAAGAAACAAAGGCTCGCCAGCAAAGTAATTTGTTTAAACATTTTACCGAACTCTCGGGATGTTTCCTTAACCTTGATTTTGATTATGAAAGTACGATGGCACCGAGCCACCGATACTACAGATATAGCAATCACGTGCAGAATAGGGTTCATGCAGACTCAAAAGAAAGTTCCTTGCATCCGGAATCAAAAAGAATATAATATTTATCAGACAGGACGATCCACGTGCATCACGCGTGCTCATCATGCAACCGCTGAAACTCCTGTGCAGCTTCACTATCTAGCTACTATACCAGGTAGTGTTATGAATTGGTTTGCAGATTCTGAATCTAGGCCGACACAACATAGTATTCAGCCATGTACATCACGAACTAGCTTATTTGGAAGCCAGTTTTGCATGGGGAAATTACATTTAGAAAATAGAATGCTATTTTCCATCACCATCACGCCAGCTCTCACAACCACTCCCATATACTTGCCAGGAATAGTCTTCACAGCGGATGCATTACACAATCCGAATGAAATCCGTCTATAGGCGTAGGTTTCATAGGGGCATGTGGGCATATGAATATGGTCTTACTTTAATCGTCGAGGATGGATAAAAATCTGATGGTAACCGGAATAGCTATCAAGGAAATAGAAGGAGTGTTTTGCCAACCGTTCCAGCATCTCATCAATGAACGGCAGCAAGTGATCTCTTTTTTTGGCCTTATTAAGCTTCCTGTAGTCGATACACATTCTCTATCCTGTGACGGATCGCTGTGGAATCAGTTCATTCTTGCTATTTTCCACGACCGTCATACCTCCTTTCTTGGGCACAACATGAACCGGGCTTACCCACTCGTTGTACGGGACAAGATAGATTATCCCAACATGTAGGAGCTTGAGGACCTCCTTCTTTACAACTTACCTCATCATGTTGTTCAACATTCTTTGGGATTCCCTAGAAGGTGCCATAGCTAGATCAATAAGAATGTGATGGGTGCATAGAGTGGGACTGATGCCCTTGAGGCCCTGCAGAGCATAGCTGAGAACAGAGTGATGCTTTTCCAAGACAAGGATGAGTTTTGCGGTCTCCTCTTCTGAGAGTTTATCGCTAATGATCATGGGAGACTCTACATCGCTGTTTAGGAAAACATACCGCAGCCCAAAAGGTAAGGGTTTGAGCTCGATCAGAGCCCATGTTGGCGTTACAAACTCGGGTAGCTCAAAGACTTTATCGGAATCATCCTCTTCTTGGATGAAGTTTTCAGTGTCTCATTCAATGGCTGATTCCAGTGAGTCAAACAGAGATACGACCAACACTTCCTCGATTGGTTTGATGACAGGGGAAGTCTCTATCAAAGAATTTATTGATCGAGTAATCAAGACTGAGAGAGATTCCTTCCCTAGTTTGATGCTAACACTTCCTGATGCATTCATAAGGAATTTTTAAATAGGATGACCGAACAAGACATCGATGTTAGGAACTCCGAAGACATAGAAATCCAGGTTGGCCTTGACATCATTATGCCATACGGACACTTTTGAAGTACCCCGTAGCTATCTACGAGAGAGCCTAAAAGTCTCTTGAAGATCTTGCACGTCGATGCCAGAACTTCGCTGCCTAAGAAGGTCGACGCAAAAGTATCAGACATGTTATTAGCTCTGACGGTGGGGTTGTAGAGAGCTTCCACCTCCTGGTCTTTGATGTAGCATCAGATGGATGAGAAAGGGGAGTTGATTTGAAGAGGTTTCGAAGACAACTGTCCCTCTCTCAGCCATTCGCTGCTTAATGGTTTCCCGAAGGAATTCTTTCTTGGATAGCTCGGTAGGAGTGATGGGGACCGGTGGTCTCTTCTGATAGAAATAGTCCGAGGTGTTTCCGAAGTCTTTGAAAAGATCATAAAACTCCAAAGGTTGAATTTCTTCGCCCTTTAACGATTCTGTTTCAGCTGAGGAGCTAGGAGTCGAATCTATTGATTGGATTTCTATGAATTCGGATTCGGTTGCTAAAGCTTCCTCATGTTGTACCTTGGCTTCTACCTGAAGAGGCTCACTCTCACGGACAAAGGAAGTGTTCTCCATGATTTTATCTAGGATCTCTCTCCCTTCAGCTGGAGTTTTGTGTGTGAACGATCCTCTGGCAGCAATGTCTAGATACAGTGTAGACTCCTTGCTAGGACCTAGACAAAAGTGCTTAAGCAGCATATGATCGGGTATAGACAAGTCCGGGCTAGATTGAGCTAATGAAGACAATCTGGCCCAGGCTGCTCCAATGGATTCCATCTCACCCTGGTGGAAGATCAAGATTTCCACTTGCAAAGCAACGATACGAGAGATCGGAAAGAATGCGAGACAAAACCTGCCTCGAAGATCATTCCAATCTCCGTTCGTACTCTTCACGACGTGTGTGTACCTTAGCTTCGTTATCTCCGTTCCCCAGCAACGGCGCTAGAAAGCTTGTTGGTATTTTTAACGGTCATAGATAAATCCGCAAGCATACAAATACTATTGTAGCTTTCATCTAGGAGTATTCCAGGGTATTGTATCCACTGGAAAACCTGAGTATATTATCTAAGGTTCAGGTTCGTCCAAGAGCACCACACTAGAAAGAGGTAAGGGGTAGAGAGGATTTCTATGGGTAAGAATCTAGCGTAAGATAGAACTATCCTAATTGCTTACTTCGGGCTACCGGCTTCTTCCTGGATAAAACCAGGCTGCTCCAGTAATATGGCTTCTATGCTATACCCGGACGTTGAGGATTATGGAGGATGGATACACCTACCTCTACAAACTAAAGGTAACTTCTagtctagacaccacgtctacacCGTCTTTTACTAACTCTAGCCGCAGCCAAGAACATCCATCTGTATCAAGAGTCTTAGACTAGAGCATCCACTAAACTAGTGAACGATGGTCCCATAAGCAACCAGGGACTAAAACTAAACTTAACTAAGAAACTAAAGCACAAAAGAAATTATGAATACTTGCTTGTGATTCATAAGCATTCGTCGAGATATAAACTGGAGGAGAGTGCTGACAAACCTGGCACTTCCCCAACTTTCcttcactctctccctattttctaacACCGCCGAGACAACGCTAGGCCTCTAGAGTGAGCCTTGAGATCGGATGTGAAGGTTAGAGTGTGAAGTGTGCGAATGTGTTGTGTGTCTCTAAATGAACCCCCACCTAGTCTTTATAGGCTTCTAAAGACGGTTCCTGGTCGGTAATCTTGTTGTAGCATGCACCACCGACTTCAAGGCTTCACCAGGAGCTACCACGTGGAGGCTGGAGGGCATTGGACCCACCATTGATTCGGCCGAACCAGTGGCACCGCCTCTGTCCACCGCCTTTGGCACGGTGGCTAGCAGGTGAGCCCCAAGGTCGGTTGTCCTGGGTTTGTGCTATCCCAAGTCGGTTTTGGTCCTGTTTGTGGGTCCAAGGATCCGTGTGCTTGCTCGTAATTGATCGGAAGCGTGTTAGTTTGGATCTTGATTATGTTATCTTGTGTTTTCAGCCCAAATGCACCTGCACACAATTTTTGACCAACATCTATGGAATTCGTTAGATAGAGGCCCTATTTAATGTCACTCCATGTTGGTACTTTATATTTTGTACGTTTTATGCAGGTCTTGACGGTCAAATTTGGTATTTAATGATTGTAACACCTGCTGAACATGTCGGCAAAAGAATGCTGATTTTGTGTACTGGTGCGCCTATGTTGCCGCTTTGGACCTGCGCCCTCCTCCACGGCTTCAACCACATCTACCTCGGCTACTTTGGCACTAAGAGTCTATCATCTGCATTAGCTCTTCCTGATTTCTGCTCCAGCCGTAACATTCGCACCAGCGTTCTAATTGCGGGGATGTCTTTGTTGTTCTCCAATATGTCCATTTGTGTTGCTACCGCTACGACTGCGGGGATGTTAGAGTATATTTGTTAGTATAGCGACTATCTCGAGAAGGCTTCTTGCCTTCCAAATCTTTTACCCCTACATATTCACCCTCGAGGCTCAATATGCAAAACAACCCACCATCCATAAGCAATCTATCCTTCCTACAGACATGACTATTCTGGTAGGAGTGGACCTACACCGCTAATACATGTCACCCATTAACCAGAAATTATACAACATCAGCACCAACCAATCGGCATATGCCAACCAAGCGAGAAGATAATCAACAAACTATTAATCTCACGGACACAACGTGCATAATACAAACCAGCAGGGGCGGGCCTGGTGAGCCAGGCTCTCCGGACGCTGATGACTCCATTAGCTTCTTCAATGTCGAAGTTGCTGGATCCGCCATTGTATTGAAACAAGCAGTATCTGTTCTGTGGTTTTCCATAACTTTGTACCGTCACAACTTTACTTTTCAGGTAGCTCGTTTGCTTTGGCCCAGAGGAAGACGTAGGTCCCAACAATCACCAGAGTTGTCCCAATGAGGCTGCATGTTCAGAAGATATTATGAAGAACAACACAGTACAACCGGTCGTGACAAAATGCCATCAAAACAAACAATCCATTGTGCTAATTAATTAGCTTGTTTCAAGATTAGCGAGTACTTGAGAGATGGCATAAGTAATTGAATTAATCAAGAAAAAAAGATAGAACACGTAGCTGGAGAGTGagaaaaagtaaaaaaaaaaacaacGGAGAACGCACCTTCCCACAGTGATGTCGTCACCTATGAAAATGGAGCCCAGCACAACAGTAAAGACTACAGATAATGGGCTGAACATGGGAGGATATGACGGGCCTTTCTTAGCCACAGCCCACGAGTTCAAGCTATATTTTCCAGCAGTTGCAAGTGCCCCCTGCACCAAGTGGCATAGTCTAATATTATTTTCCTTGGAACTGGTTTGATGCATTGGATTTTGTCATCACTTAAATAAGCTCCAGCAGTCAGTGACAGCAGTCAACTAATCCTAATTGGAAACCGATGATGCTATAACTCTACTAGCTTCAGTGAACATTCGAAGGGAAGCGATAGCATTAGTAACTAGCATTCATCAAACCTTCAAAGAGAAGTGATAGCATTAGTCTGCACCAAAAATTATCATCTGGGTTTCTGACAAAAGTTTAGATCAGTTACCGAGTACACAATGGTCAGAAGGTTTATGTCCCATCCTATCTTCCAGGCGTCCTTGTCCCTCCTCACTATAACTCCTGCAAATGCAGTCTGAAACCCTCCAACCAAGCACGTCGCCATGGATGACCAGTATTTGTATGGATACACCTTGAGAACCTTGGACTGAACGTGGCCGAAAATCAGAAAAGCAAATTATTGCGAGCCAAAGTTACTCTGAAATTGAGCATGGTCAGGGTGACGGCATCATTACCTGAATTAGATACCAGCAAGCAAACATGAAGCTGCTGCCTGCCAACAGGATCTTTCCACGCAGCTGATGACTTGCGACATCCACATGCTCTTCATTGTGATGGTGAAGGATAGGGTTCCAGAGATGTAAAACCTCTCCCTTGTATAGGCTGATGATCATTGTGCCCCCGACAGAGAGCAAAACTCCCGTGATCTTAAGCCATCCTACCATGCTTCTGATGTGCAGTGCCTCCAATCTAATGCAAGAACAATATATACAGGCATCTGTGTTTCAGGTCAGAGTTTATATATATAATTGTTTATTTGTAGCAAATGATGCAGTTATACAGGCATCTGTGTTGCCATAAAATTGTTATATAATTGCAAACATGAGACTGAGAGACCATGTGTATGATACAAAGTTAGAGAAACTCTACCTGAGAACGAAGGAGAGGATGAAGGTTGTCAGAGGAATTAtgttcaggaatatgatggcgTAGGATGCAGTTGTGTCTTGCAGGCCATAGTAGTATAGGCTCATTGGTACAGCATATCTGCATCACATCTAGGTACAAGTAGATCAACACGAGTGATGATCAGATTGATGCCCCTAAAGACTTACGCTTTTACAACCAAGAACTCCTTGAAACATGAAGGTTCGGATTGACTATGAAAAGAAATTGTGTAGGTATGCCTCCATGTTATTTTTTCAAACTTGTAATTTTTATAACATTTTATAGTTCAATAAACTGGAACAGAAGTTAGCAGGTGATGACACAAATTCGGAGCCTCAGAATAACTTGAACACTTATATACCCGATGAATGCATTGAGGAAGATCCATCCAGCAGCGTGCCAGTCCATCTCTTTCCACTTCCCCCTACACAAAGATGCAAATTAAAGATAATTGAAGCTGTTTGAAACTAGGAAAAAACATAAGCGTTTTAATTCCAAGATTTAAGCGGGACCTTAGGTTCCACACTGCATTCTTTTATACCCAAATTATCGATGCTCCCTCTATCAAACCTATCTCCGTTTGCAGTGATCTAGGTCACACTTGCTATACAATACTCGCTCCGTCTTAAAAAATAAAAGTTATTTTAGGATTCAAAATTTACCCTATAAACAAATCATTTTACCCAATTTAAAAAATGCATATGCAGCCAAGAATTAATTACTATCAAATATGTGTAATAAATATGAGCAAATTAACATGgtcattttttttcttattaaTCTATCATAAAATTTCTAGAATGATTGTtttggacggagggagtatacaTTATAGATGGAGCAAAACTACTAGGAGCAAAGAGGTAGCTAGTTTAATTAGCTTCTGATGGAGTATTAGCGACCTGCCGGACGGACGCGGACGCGACCACGTACCTCTCACGGAGGAGCgcgagggggaggatgatggcGGCGCCGAAGAGGCTGCGGTAGGCGAGGAGCGCGAGGACGAACATGCCGCCGCCGATGGCCACCTTGGACAGCAGCACCATCCCCGTGTGGAATAACTGCACCAGCACCATCGCTGCCGGCGCCTTCCacgccacctcctcctcctccgcgtccGCGCCGCCGTGCTGGCGCCCGTCTCCAACGTCCATCGCGATCGGTCTGTCAGGAGACGGCTGGTGTCGATCGAGATCTTCTGTTAGATGCTCTCCGACGATCTCCGGCCGCGTTCGAGCAGCCCACGGCTTGATCGCGCCGGACCCGGACGATGTCAGAGATCGCCGGAGGGACGTCGCTGCCCGCGACGCCGTCGAACTCAAGAAACGCACACGCACACAACTCACGCGAACTGGAACTGGATGAACACGAGGACACGATCTCGTTGTGCTGCAATGTGGCAGCGTTTTCTTGACTCTATGTATTGCATATAAAGGAAAGAATACAACTGAATCGGGGCCGTGGCCTCCGACATGCGCGGCACATCCATCACGGAGCGAATGCTATCCCAGACGCCCTAGTACGTGCTGCACGACGCGCTCCCTCGCGGACACAGCGCGAGTCAGAGCACACGATGCGCACAGCTCAACTAACAGCCATGCACAGCTAACTATTCTGGTAGGAGTGGACCTACACCGCTAATACATGTCACCCATTAACCAGAAATTATACAACATCAGCACCAACCAATCGGCATATGCCAACCAAGCGAGAAGATAATCAACAAACTATTAATCTCACGGACACAACGTGCATAATACAAACCAGCAGGGGCGGGCCTGGTGAGCCAGGCTCTCCGGACGCTGATGACTCCATTAGCTTCTTCAATGTCGAAGTTGCTGGATCCGCCATTGTATTGAAACAAGCAGTATCTGTTCTGTGGTTTTCCATAACTTTGTACCGTCACAACTTTACTTTTCAGGTAGCTCGTTTGCTTTGGCCCAGAGGAAGACGTAGGTCCCAACAATCACCAGAGTTGTCCCAATGAGGCTGCATGTTCAGAAGATATTATGAAGAACAACACAGTACAACCGGTCGTGACAAAATGCCATCAAAACAAACAATCCATTGTGCTAATTAATTAGCTTGTTTCAAGATTAGCGAGTACTTGAGAGATGGCATAAGTAATTGAATTAATCAAGAAAAAAAGATAGAACACGTAGCTGGAGAGTGAGAAAAAGTAAAAAAAACAACAACGGAGAACGCACCTTCCCACAGTGATGTCGTCACCTATGAAAATGGAGCCCAGCACAACAGTAAAGACTACAGATAATGGGCTGAACATGGGAGGATATGACGGGCCTTTCTTAGCCACAGCCCACGAGTTCAAGCTATATTTTCCAGCAGTTGCAAGTGCCCCCTGCACCAAGTGGCATAGTCTAATATTATTTTCCTTGGAACTGGTTTGATGCATTGGATTTTGTCATCACTTAAATAAGCTCCAGCAGTCAGTGACAGCAGTCAACTAATCCTAATTGAAAACCGATGATGCTATAACTCTACTAGCTTCAGTGAACATTCGAAGGGAAGCGATAGCATTGGTAACTAGCATTCATCAAACCTTCAAAGAGAAGTGATAGCATTAGTCTGCACCAAAAATTATCATCTGGGTTTCTGACAAAAGTTTAGATCAGTTACCGAGTACACAATGGTCAGAAGGTTTATGTCCCATCCTATCTTCCAGGCGTCCTTGTCCCTCCTCACTATAACTCCTGCAAATGCAGTCTGAAACCCTCCAACCAAGCACGTCGCCATGGATGACCAGTATTTGTATGGATACACCTTGAGAACCTTGGACTGAACGTGGCCGAAAATCAGAAAAGCAAACTATTGCGAGCCAAAGTTACTCTGAAATTGAGCATGGTCAGGGTGACGGCATCATTACCTGAATTAGATACCAGCAAGCAAACATGAAGGTGCTGCCTGCCAACAGGATCGTTCCACGCAGCTGATGACTTGCGACATCCACATGCTCTTCATTGTGATGGTGAAGGATAGGGTTCCAGAGATGTAAAACCTCTCCCTTGTATAGGCTGATGATCATTGTGCCCCCGACAGAGAGCAAAACTCCCGTGATCTTAAGCCATCCTACCATGCTTCTGATGTGCAGTGCCTCCATTCTAATGCAAGAACAATATATACAGGCATCTGTGTTTCAGGTCAGAGTTTATATATATAATTGTTTATTTGTAGCAAATGATGCAGTTATACAGGCATCTGTGTTGCCATAAAATTGTTATATAATTGCAAACATGAGACAGAGAGACCACGTGTATGATACAAAGTTAGAGAAACTCTACCTGAGAACGAAGGAGAGGATGAAGGTTGTCAGAGGAATTAtgttcaggaatatgatggcgTAGGATGCAGTTGTGTCTTGCAGGCCATAGTAGTATAGGCTCATTGGTACAGCATATCTGCATCACATCTAGGTACAAGTAGATCAACACGAGTGATGATCAGATTGATGCCCCTAAAGACTTACGCTTTTACAACCAAGAACTCCTTGAAACATGAAGGTTCGGATTGACTATGAAAAGAAATTGTGTAGGTATGCCTCCATGTTATTTTTTCAAACTTGTAATTTTTATAACATTTTATAGTTCGATAAACTGGAACAGAAGTTAGCAGGTGATGACACAAATTCGGAGCCTCAGAATAACTTGAACATTTATATACCCGATGAATGCATTAAGGAAGATCCATCCAGCAGCGTGCCAGTCCATCTCTTTCCACTTCCCCCTACACAAAGATGCAAATTAAAGATAATTGAAGCTGTTTGAAACTAGGAAAAAACAGAAGCGTTTTAATTCCAAGATTTAAGCGGGACCTTAGGTTCCACActgcattcttgtaggattcaAAATTTATCCTATAAACAAATCATTTTACCCAATTTAAAAAATGCATATATGCAGCCAAGAATTAATTACTATCAAATATGTGTAATAAATATGAGCAAATTAACATGGTCATTTTTCTTTTTATTAATCTATCATAAAATTCCTAGAATGATTGTATTtttggacggagggagtacacaTTATAGATGGAGCAAAACTACTAGGAGCAAAGAGGTAGCTAGTTTAATTAGCTTCTGATGGAGTATTAGCGACCTGCCGGACGGACGCGGACGCGACCACGTACCTCTCACGGAGGAGCgcgagggggaggatgatggcGGCGCCGAAGAGGCTGCGGTAGGCGAGGAGCGCGAGGACGAACATGCCGCCGCCGATGGCCACCTTGGACAGCAGCACCATCCCCGTGTTGAATAACTGCACCAGCACCATCGCTGCCGGCGCCTTCCacgccacctcctcctcctccgcgtccgcgccgccgcgctgGCGCCCGTCTCCAACGTCCATCGCGATCGGTCTGTCAGGAGACGGCTGGTGTCGATCGAGATCTTCTGTTGGATGCTCTCCGACGATCTCCGGCCGCGTTCGAGCAGCCCACGGCTCGATCGCGCCGGACCCGGACGAGTGCACTGCGCCGCCGCCATGcattgtgtatatcttcagcgATCCCGTGGCTGGGGGGTGGCGACGTGACGCTGTAGAGAAACGGCACAACGTTTTTTCGGGTTTCTAGGCCGCGTTTGCGTGCTCCCTTTGTCTCCGAAACGAACCGGCAGTTGCGAGGGGAGCCCATGCCGATCACGCCCCTCTTCAAGCCAGCCTTTCCCCTAGCTTGGAGAAACTTTTAGACTTGATCCAAACAGGGAGAATCTTTTAGACTTGATCCAAACGGCATAGCAGGGTTAGAATAGGCAGTGATCAATAAGTGGGATTATCACGGCCTGTTCTGGGACCTGTGTCCGGCAATGGCATTGCCATTCAGTTTCGTCAGAACTTTTAGCTCGGGTAGCAGTTGATGGAAGTCGGCAAGAGTCTGGACGGGTGATCGACTTC
Above is a genomic segment from Panicum hallii strain FIL2 chromosome 8, PHallii_v3.1, whole genome shotgun sequence containing:
- the LOC112903571 gene encoding uncharacterized protein LOC112903571 codes for the protein MDVGDGRQRGGADAEEEEVAWKAPAAMVLVQLFNTGMVLLSKVAIGGGMFVLALLAYRSLFGAAIILPLALLRERGKWKEMDWHAAGWIFLNAFIGYAVPMSLYYYGLQDTTASYAIIFLNIIPLTTFILSFVLRMEALHIRSMVGWLKITGVLLSVGGTMIISLYKGEVLHLWNPILHHHNEEHVDVASHQLRGTILLSKVLKVYPYKYWSSMATCLVGGFQTAFAGVIVRRDKDAWKIGWDINLLTIVYSGALATAGKYSLNSWAVAKKGPSYPPMFSPLSVVFTVVLGSIFIGDDITVGSLIGTTLVIVGTYVFLWAKANELPENSTASRAATSLRRSLTSSGSGAIKPWAARTRPEIVGEHLTEDLDRHQPSPDRPIAMDVGDGRQHGGADAEEEEVAWKAPAAMVLVQLFHTGMVLLSKVAIGGGMFVLALLAYRSLFGAAIILPLALLRERGKWKEMDWHAAGWIFLNAFIGYAVPMSLYYYGLQDTTASYAIIFLNIIPLTTFILSFVLRLEALHIRSMVGWLKITGVLLSVGGTMIISLYKGEVLHLWNPILHHHNEEHVDVASHQLRGKILLSKVLKVYPYKYWSSMATCLVGGFQTAFAGVIVRRDKDAWKIGWDINLLTIVYSGALATAGKYSLNSWAVAKKGPSYPPMFSPLSVVFTVVLGSIFIGDDITVGSLIGTTLVIVGTYVFLWAKANELPEK